From the genome of Thermococcus chitonophagus, one region includes:
- a CDS encoding ABC transporter ATP-binding protein yields MNNGKELVKVEHLTKIFTSGLIGGFEIRAVDDVSFTINEGEIVSLVGESGSGKTTIGKLILRLIQPTSGRILFKGEDILQFDKKKLKTYYYKQVQAVFQDPFASFNPLHKVDRAFDLVFRSFLRDVSEDEKKELVEKALESVGLNPREVLGKYPHQFSGGQLQRILIARALLVRPSLLIADEAVSMLDASTRIDILNLLGEFRDKYGTSVLFVTHDLALGYYISDKTIIMYRGTIVEWGDTEKVFHNPLHPYTQMLLESVPDLNVKWEFKGIEPEREEGKVYEIRGCRYAPRCEKAMDKCFKLRPPMVEAEKNHWVACWLYYKR; encoded by the coding sequence GGGCTGTGGATGACGTCTCTTTCACAATCAATGAGGGTGAAATCGTCTCTCTCGTGGGTGAAAGTGGTAGTGGTAAGACTACTATTGGAAAGTTAATCTTGAGGTTGATCCAGCCAACCTCTGGCAGGATCTTATTCAAGGGTGAGGATATTCTACAGTTTGACAAGAAGAAGCTTAAGACTTACTACTATAAGCAGGTGCAGGCAGTGTTTCAGGATCCCTTTGCAAGTTTTAACCCCTTGCATAAGGTTGACAGGGCTTTTGACCTAGTCTTCAGGAGTTTTCTCAGAGATGTTTCGGAGGATGAAAAGAAGGAGCTTGTTGAAAAAGCTTTGGAGAGTGTTGGCCTTAACCCCAGGGAAGTCTTGGGTAAGTATCCTCATCAATTCAGTGGTGGGCAATTACAAAGAATATTGATTGCTAGGGCTTTGCTCGTTAGGCCTTCCCTACTAATTGCTGATGAGGCTGTGTCAATGCTCGATGCCTCAACTAGGATTGATATTCTAAACCTCTTAGGAGAATTCAGGGATAAGTATGGTACTTCAGTCTTGTTTGTTACGCATGATTTGGCCTTGGGGTATTACATTAGTGATAAGACTATCATAATGTATAGGGGTACGATTGTGGAGTGGGGTGATACTGAGAAGGTGTTTCATAATCCGCTCCACCCGTACACGCAGATGCTTTTGGAGAGTGTTCCTGATTTGAATGTGAAGTGGGAGTTTAAGGGGATTGAGCCTGAGAGGGAGGAGGGGAAGGTTTACGAGATTAGGGGTTGTAGGTATGCTCCTAGGTGTGAGAAGGCAATGGACAAGTGCTTCAAGTTGAGACCCCCAATGGTTGAAGCCGAAAAAAACCATTGGGTAGCATGCTGGCTCTACTATAAGAGGTGA